The genomic interval TGTTCTTCGCCAACGTCAATCCGCCCTATGACGTGCGCGAGCGGGTGCTGGCCGACATCCGGCGGCAGGACCCCAAGTTCATCATCGCCAAGCCGGAGCGGGTGGCAGAGCAGCTGAAAACGCCGAGTTCCCCCTCCAGCCTCGCCTTCTATCAATATCTGACGGACCGCTACGAAGAGGTGGATCCGGGTCTCTATCGCCGTCGTTGAGAGCGGTTGACGACAGTCGGGGCCGTCGCTGGCAACAGCGACGGCCCCTTTCATTGGCGTACAGATACCTGTTGTGTTCAAGGGGGCCCATCATGATTACAATGGCGCTCTTTTTTAGTGTGAAGGGGGAGACATCATGGCGGATCTGACCTATCTGGGGGGCTATCCTGACCCGCTCAAGAGCCAGGTACAGCAGTTGATCGCGGCGGGAAAACTCGGCGAGATGCTGGCCAAACGCTACCCCGAGACCCACCTCATCCAGAGTGACAAGGCGCTGCTGGCCTATACCATGGAGCTGAAAAACCGCTACCTGAAAAGCTCGGCGCCGCTCTCCAAGGTGATCTTCGACGGCAAGATCAATGTGATCAAGGATGCCCTCGGCCTGCACACCTATGTCAGCCGGGTACAGGGCAACAAGCTCAAGGCCAAGAACGAGATCCGCATCGCCGCCCTGTTCAAGGAGGCCCATCCCGCCTTCCTGAAGATGATAGTGGTGCACGAGCTGGCCCACTTGCGGGAGAAGGATCACAACAAGGCCTTCTACCAGCTCTGTCAGCACATGGAACCGGACTATCATCAACTGGAGTTCGATCTCAGGCTCTGGCTCACCTGGCGTGACATCGAACGCTCCTCGGGCTGACCCTATCGATTGCAAGGAGGCAAGATGATCCCAGGGCACATTCGTTCAGGGCACAGCCGTCGTCATGTCGCGCCAGGCCGGATGCTGGCCCTGTGGCTAGCCGCGCTGCTGCCCTGCTCTCTGCAGGCAACCGAACGCTGGCAGAGCAACGACTATCTGGTCCAGAGCTTCATGGAAGTCGCCATGAAGCGAGAATATGGGCATGAGGCTCAGGTACGCTTCTCCCGCTGGCAAGGCCCCATCCGCCTCAAGCTCATCAACGAATTTGGCGACAAGGCGCTGCAGGCCGAGGTGGTCAAGGTGCAGAGCCAGCATCTGGCCAGGATCACCGGCCACCCCATACAGCTTGTCAACGACAACCCCAATCTCACCCTCATCATGACAAGGCACCAGCAGATGGCCAGTTGGGCCGGCCGTACCATGCGCCGGGATGACTCTGTCAGCATTGCCCTCAAGGAGGGGATCTGCCTGGCCAATTTCGCCACCAATGCCCGCTACGAGATCACCCGTGCCACCATCATCATCCCGGTGGACTACAGCCGGGCCAAGGGCCGCTTCCTGGATTGCGTGGTGGAAGAGCTCACCCAGGTGATGGGGCTGCCCAACGACTCGAACAAGGTGTTTCCCTCCATCTTCAATGACAACAGCATCGACAGCTTCCCCACCGGTCTCGACTATGTGCTGCTCAAGCTTGCCTATCATCCCGCACTCCGGGCAGGGATGACGGCAGACGAGGTGCGCACTGCCCTGCCCGTTGCCCTCAAGGCGCTTCGCGCCAATGGCGACATCGCAGGGGCCAACCAGCGGGTACAGAGCGGCAGCCTCAAACGTTGGGCCGGGCTCTGAATCTCCTTGCCAGGCTAAGCGCCCGATCGCCTGCCCACAAACACGAAACGCAGCCTTGAGCTGCGTTTCGTTCAAACCGGGGAACCTGCCCTGGCCAGGACAGGCAAACCGACAACCGGCCCCTGATCAGGCCTCGGCGCCTTCTGCCTCCGGCATCCAGCTCTCGGCGTTCTCCCACACTTCCTGCACCATGGTCTCGGCCAGTTCCCTGTCCTCCTTGCTGGCACGGCTGACCGTCAAGGCCATGGCACTGCCCGGGGCGACTCGCACATGCAGATCAGGGAATCGCTCGCCCAGTTGCTTGAGCAACTCCTGGCGCAGCGCCTCCATGGTCGCAGTGGGGATCTGATGTTTTCTGTCGATGATGATTTCCAGGCGCATAGGATAGGTCTCCATGATGATGGACTGTATTTTTATACAGTAAAAACCAAAAGTAAAGGCTGAGCTTCTCGTTCCCCTTCCATCGCTCAACAATCCATCGCTCTCCCCTTTCATCACCATATCCGCATTCCCTCCCGCCCCTTACCTGAACGCGCTCCATCCTGCCTGGCTACCTCGGGAGAAAAAATGGTTGATATTGGTTCTCATCCATCGCATCATAAACCAGTGTTATAACATAACACTCGAGACAATCATGCGCCCCAACATTCACCCTGAATACCGCAAGGTCCTGTTTCACGATCTGGCCAGCAACACCTGCTTCCTGATCGGATCCACCTTGCAGACCGATCGCACCAAGCAATGGGAAGATGGCAACACCTATCCCTATGTGACGCTGGATGTCTCCAGTGCCTCCCACCCCTTCTATACCGGCAAGCAGAAGCAGGTCGGCAAGGAAGGCCAGGTAGCCCGCTTCGGTCAACGATTCGGCCAATTCTTCAACAAAGGAAAAGAGAAATCATGAAAGTGCTCGCCTCCCTGAAATCAGCCAAGTCACGTCACCCGGATTGCCAGGTCGTTCGTCGACGCGGCAGGCTGTTCGTGATCTGCAAGAGCAATCCCAGATTCAAGGCTCGCCAGGGCTGATCGCCCCCCTGCCCTTCGTGGATAACACCAGCCCTCATCACGAGGGCTTTGTCATCTCTGGGTTCTTCTCACAACGGGGTGGCGCACTTGCGGTATTCGGTGGGGCTGACCCCGACCCGCTTTCGGAACACCCGGGAGAAGTAGAGCTGATCGTCATAACCCACCTGCTGGCCTATGGTGGCCACCGACATGGGGGTGGTCTGCAGCAGCAGCTTGGCCCGCATGATCCGCTGATCCTCGCGCCAGCGCACTATGCTCACCCCCACCTGCTCGCGGAACAGGTGGGCGAGGCGCGAGGGGGACAAGAAGACCTGCTCCGCCAGCGCCTCCACCGAGATCTCGGCACAGAGCGACTCGCTCAGGATCTGGCACGCCTGGTGAACTCTGTGATCTATGGTGGGGTAGGCACTGAGGGAAGAGGCCTCGTAGCAGCGAATGAGCAGCCGCTCCAGCAGGTTCATGGCCAGCTGTTCCGACATGGGTCTGAGCTGCTGGTGGGTCTCTTCGATGTCGAGGAAGAGGGCGTCAAATTCGGCGAGCAACTGGCTGTCCGCCAGTTGCAGACGCCCCACCCGCTCCGTCACCTGAGGCCACTTGAGCCAGTCGGCCCAATAGGCCCTCGGCCGGAAATAGACCCAGCGGTGATACCACTCCCGGGCATCCGGCGCCCGGCCGTAATAGTGCACGGCCGCAGGCGGGAACAGCAGCAGGTCGCCGGGCTCCACGGTGAAGGCCTGATCCCCCTGAAAGATCTGCCCCTTGCCCCTGATGGTCAGGTTGACGATGAAACCCTTCATGCCCTGGGGGCGGTCGATGATGAAGTCGAGGGCGCTCCCCTGCTCTATGGGGGTCATGCCCGAGACCAGGAAGACGTCGAAGGCGTAGCCCGGCAACAGGGGATTGAGTTGTTTCGGCTTCTCTTTTTGCATCGAAGACATGGCGGAAAACAGCGCTTGGGTAAAAAAATCGGCTTGGGCCATTGTAGAGATCCGGCGTTGGAACAACCTATTTTCGCAAGCGGCCTGATGTGAATTTATTGAACTGGCTCACAGCTTGCTTGAAGGAGGCACCAGGCCAGCGAGGGCCAACCCGGTGCCGGAGGGAGCAAGAGATCAGACGCGCGCCTTGCGCACCTGCTTGTAGCGGTCGAACAGCACGGCGGCGAGCAGGATGAGGCCGCGCACCACGTACTGGGCGAAGGGGGAGATGTTGAGCAGGTTCATGGCGTTCTCCATCAGCCCCAAAATCAGCACACCGGCGATGATGTAGGAGATCTTGCCAATCCCCCCCTTCATGGAGACCCCACCCAGCACGCAGGCGGAGATCACCACCAGCTCGAAGCCGATGGAGGTCATGGGCTGTCCCGAGGTCATGCGCGAGGCGAGTATGATGCCCGCAATGGAGGCGATCAGCCCGGTCATGGTGAAGATGATGATCTTGGTGCGCACCACGTTGACCCCGGCGAGGCGCGCGGCCTCCTCGTTGCCCCCCATGGCCAGGGTGTTGCGGCCGAAGGTGGTCTTGTTGAGCAGCAGGCCGAACAGCACGAAGCAGAGCGCCGTCAGCCAGACCGGGGTCGGGATCCCGAGCAGGGCGGAGTTGCCGAGCTCGAAGAAGCCCTCTTCCACTATGCCGACCGCCTTGCCGTCCGAGATGATGTAGCCCACCCCGCGCGCCATCTGCATGGTGGCCAGGGTGGTGATGAGGGCGTTGATCTTGAATTTGGCCACCACTATGCCGTTGATGAGGCCAAACAGCACCCCCACCGACATGCCGGCCAGGATGCCGACCGTGATGCTCTCGGTGGCGTTGATGCCCACGGCGCAGGCGACGCCGGAGCAGGCCACCACGGATCCGACCGACATGTCGAATTCCCCTGAGGCGAGGCAGAACAGCATGCCGCAGGCCACCATGCCCGACATGGAGACGGCGAGCCCCAGGCCGCGCATGTTGATCAGGCTGGCGAAGTTGGGCACCAGCGCGCAGGCCAGCAGGAACAGGATGGCGAAGATCACCAGCATGCCGTACTGATCCCAGACGCGGGCCAGTTGTACTCTGGAGCCGGTGGCCGCAGGGACTGTCGCGGCCTGACCGGCAGAGGTAGTTGTTGTCATGGTATTTCTCCTAAAAAATCTGGGTGCTATCCCGTTGCAGTCACGGGGGATTAACGGGCCGGCATGGCCAGATTGAGTGCCTTGACCTCGTCGGCCTCGTCGTGGGAGAGCTCCCCTGCTATCACCCCCTCCCGCATGACCATGATCCGGTCCGCGATGCCCAGCACCTCCGGCAGCTCGCTCGAGACCACCACCACGGCGATGCCCACCTTGGCCAGATCGTAAATCACGTTGTAAATCTCGTTCTTTGCCCCGACGTCTATGCCGCGGGTCGGCTCGTCGAGCAAAATCACCTTCATGTCTTCGGAGAGCCAGCGCCCCAGAATGGCCTTCTGCTGATTGCCGCCGGAGAGGTTCATGATGACCTGATGGGGGGACGGGGTCTTGACCCTCATGTCGCGGATCCTGAGCCTCGCGTTCTCGTCCTCCCATTTCTGGTTGATCCAGAAGCCCCCCCACGCCTTGTGGCGGCGGGCACTGATGTTGATGTTCTCCTGCACCGAGTGGATGGGGATGATGCCGAGGGCCTTTCTGTCCTCGGTACAGAGCATGATGCCGCTGTGAATGGCGTCGATGGGGTTGCGGATGGGCACCGGCTTGCCAAACACGGCAATCTCGCCCCCACGCGCCTTCTCGGCACCGAAGACAAGCTTCATCAGCTCGCTGCGACCGGCCCCCACCAGCCCGAAGATCCCGAGGATCTCCCCCCGTTTCACCTCGAACGACACCGGCGCCTTGAGTCCCGGCCCCATCAGGTTCTCCACCTTGAGGCCCACTTCTCCTAGCTGTCTCGGGCTGTAGCCATAGATGTCGGTCAGATCCCGCCCCACCATGGTCTTGACCAGCAGATCCCGGTCCACCTCGGCCATGGAGGCGAAGGTGCGTACGAACTGGCCATCCTTGAACACGGTGATGGCATCGCACAGGGCGAAGATCTCGTCCATGCGGTGGGAGACATAGAGAATGACCTTGCCCTCGTCCCGCAACTGGCGAATGACCCGAAACAGCTGATCTATCTCGCGGGACGACAGGCTGCTGGTCGGCTCGTCGAAGGCGATGACGCTGGCATCCCGGGTCAGGGCCTTGGCGATCTCCACCATCTGCCATTGCCCGAGGGACAGGTACTTGAGCGGTGTCTCGGGGGAGACGTCCATGCCGAGGCGCGCCAGCTGTCTCGCCGCATCCTGATAGAGCTTCTCCCGATCGATGACGCCGCGCCGGGTGGGCAGCTGGCCGAGGTAGATGTTCTCGGCGATGGTCATCTCGGGGACCAGATGCAACTCCTGATAGATGATGGCGATCCCGCTCTCCAGGGCATCGACCGTGTCTTGAAACACCTTCTCCTGGCCGGCCAGCTTCATCACCCCTGTGGTGGGCGCCTGAAAGCCGCTCAGGATCTTGAGCAGGGTGGA from Aeromonas rivipollensis carries:
- a CDS encoding M48 family metallopeptidase, which encodes MADLTYLGGYPDPLKSQVQQLIAAGKLGEMLAKRYPETHLIQSDKALLAYTMELKNRYLKSSAPLSKVIFDGKINVIKDALGLHTYVSRVQGNKLKAKNEIRIAALFKEAHPAFLKMIVVHELAHLREKDHNKAFYQLCQHMEPDYHQLEFDLRLWLTWRDIERSSG
- a CDS encoding DUF2927 domain-containing protein, producing the protein MLALWLAALLPCSLQATERWQSNDYLVQSFMEVAMKREYGHEAQVRFSRWQGPIRLKLINEFGDKALQAEVVKVQSQHLARITGHPIQLVNDNPNLTLIMTRHQQMASWAGRTMRRDDSVSIALKEGICLANFATNARYEITRATIIIPVDYSRAKGRFLDCVVEELTQVMGLPNDSNKVFPSIFNDNSIDSFPTGLDYVLLKLAYHPALRAGMTADEVRTALPVALKALRANGDIAGANQRVQSGSLKRWAGL
- a CDS encoding DinI family protein; this translates as MRLEIIIDRKHQIPTATMEALRQELLKQLGERFPDLHVRVAPGSAMALTVSRASKEDRELAETMVQEVWENAESWMPEAEGAEA
- a CDS encoding type B 50S ribosomal protein L31 yields the protein MRPNIHPEYRKVLFHDLASNTCFLIGSTLQTDRTKQWEDGNTYPYVTLDVSSASHPFYTGKQKQVGKEGQVARFGQRFGQFFNKGKEKS
- the ykgO gene encoding type B 50S ribosomal protein L36; the protein is MKVLASLKSAKSRHPDCQVVRRRGRLFVICKSNPRFKARQG
- the araC gene encoding arabinose operon transcriptional regulator AraC, encoding MSSMQKEKPKQLNPLLPGYAFDVFLVSGMTPIEQGSALDFIIDRPQGMKGFIVNLTIRGKGQIFQGDQAFTVEPGDLLLFPPAAVHYYGRAPDAREWYHRWVYFRPRAYWADWLKWPQVTERVGRLQLADSQLLAEFDALFLDIEETHQQLRPMSEQLAMNLLERLLIRCYEASSLSAYPTIDHRVHQACQILSESLCAEISVEALAEQVFLSPSRLAHLFREQVGVSIVRWREDQRIMRAKLLLQTTPMSVATIGQQVGYDDQLYFSRVFRKRVGVSPTEYRKCATPL
- the araH gene encoding L-arabinose ABC transporter permease AraH, with amino-acid sequence MTTTTSAGQAATVPAATGSRVQLARVWDQYGMLVIFAILFLLACALVPNFASLINMRGLGLAVSMSGMVACGMLFCLASGEFDMSVGSVVACSGVACAVGINATESITVGILAGMSVGVLFGLINGIVVAKFKINALITTLATMQMARGVGYIISDGKAVGIVEEGFFELGNSALLGIPTPVWLTALCFVLFGLLLNKTTFGRNTLAMGGNEEAARLAGVNVVRTKIIIFTMTGLIASIAGIILASRMTSGQPMTSIGFELVVISACVLGGVSMKGGIGKISYIIAGVLILGLMENAMNLLNISPFAQYVVRGLILLAAVLFDRYKQVRKARV
- the araG gene encoding L-arabinose ABC transporter ATP-binding protein AraG, whose amino-acid sequence is MNQVPYLEFCGISKEFPGVKALQNVSFSCQQGSVHALMGENGAGKSTLLKILSGFQAPTTGVMKLAGQEKVFQDTVDALESGIAIIYQELHLVPEMTIAENIYLGQLPTRRGVIDREKLYQDAARQLARLGMDVSPETPLKYLSLGQWQMVEIAKALTRDASVIAFDEPTSSLSSREIDQLFRVIRQLRDEGKVILYVSHRMDEIFALCDAITVFKDGQFVRTFASMAEVDRDLLVKTMVGRDLTDIYGYSPRQLGEVGLKVENLMGPGLKAPVSFEVKRGEILGIFGLVGAGRSELMKLVFGAEKARGGEIAVFGKPVPIRNPIDAIHSGIMLCTEDRKALGIIPIHSVQENINISARRHKAWGGFWINQKWEDENARLRIRDMRVKTPSPHQVIMNLSGGNQQKAILGRWLSEDMKVILLDEPTRGIDVGAKNEIYNVIYDLAKVGIAVVVVSSELPEVLGIADRIMVMREGVIAGELSHDEADEVKALNLAMPAR